Proteins from one Bacteroides mediterraneensis genomic window:
- a CDS encoding magnesium transporter CorA family protein, whose translation MRKYLFCEAGFVEKTNWQPNCWINVECPDESDFRFLQDELKVPRSFLNDIADTDERPRTDTEGNWLLTILRIPMQTPDSKVPYVTVPIGIITNNELVISVCYYSTEMLPDFIEHTQRKGINVPNKYELILRLIYSSAVWFLKYLKQINNEVNCAEKELERSIRNEDLLRLMNLQKSLVYFNTSIRGNEVMIGKLQNIFNEQDYQNAELTDDVLIELKQAHNQVNIYSDILTGTMDAFASIISNNVNTIMKRMTSLSIILMVPTLIASFYGMNVDIHIEGLPHAFALIVCFSILLSAAAFVIFRKIKWF comes from the coding sequence ATGAGAAAGTATCTTTTTTGTGAAGCAGGTTTCGTAGAAAAAACGAACTGGCAGCCCAACTGCTGGATTAATGTGGAGTGTCCCGATGAGTCGGATTTCCGCTTCCTGCAAGATGAATTGAAAGTTCCCCGATCTTTCTTGAACGATATCGCCGATACGGACGAAAGGCCGCGTACGGATACGGAAGGCAACTGGCTGCTGACCATCTTGCGTATCCCCATGCAGACGCCCGATTCGAAGGTGCCGTATGTCACGGTGCCCATCGGCATCATCACGAACAATGAACTGGTGATTTCGGTGTGCTACTACTCTACGGAGATGCTGCCCGACTTCATTGAACATACGCAGCGCAAGGGCATCAACGTGCCCAACAAATACGAACTGATTCTGCGGCTGATTTACTCTTCGGCCGTGTGGTTCCTGAAATACCTGAAACAGATTAACAATGAGGTGAACTGTGCGGAAAAGGAACTGGAGCGGAGTATCCGTAACGAGGACTTGCTCCGGTTGATGAACCTGCAGAAGAGTCTGGTGTACTTCAACACGTCCATCCGTGGCAATGAGGTCATGATAGGCAAGCTGCAGAACATTTTCAATGAACAGGATTACCAGAACGCGGAACTGACCGACGACGTGCTCATCGAACTGAAACAGGCTCACAACCAGGTGAACATCTACAGTGACATCCTCACGGGTACGATGGATGCCTTCGCGTCTATTATCTCCAACAACGTGAACACCATCATGAAACGCATGACCAGTCTCTCCATCATCCTGATGGTGCCTACGCTGATTGCCAGTTTCTACGGTATGAACGTGGATATTCACATCGAAGGCTTGCCCCATGCGTTTGCCCTGATTGTCTGCTTCTCGATTCTCTTGTCGGCAGCCGCATTCGTCATTTTCCGGAAAATCAAATGGTTCTAA
- a CDS encoding adenosine kinase, translating to MDKILGMGNALVDVLVRIDDDSLLEKLHLPKGSMQLIQEDTLAEIRKSTAGMKIHRATGGSASNTVSALAALGATPGFIGKIGKDETGQFFDDTLRQRGVKTALKTCDLPSGIASTFISPDGERTFGTCLGAAATLHADDLSRDMFTGYDYLYIEGYLLQDHDLMLRAMQLAKEEGLQVCLDMASYNVVEAERDFFDHLIVKYVDIVFANESEARAYTGKEPHEALEEIASKCSIAVVKTGKEGSLVKKGTEVIQLLSCPIEGVVDTTGAGDFYAAGFMYGLTCGYSLEKCVQISTILATAVIQEVGTTLPGKKWDEIKLNIDALLQV from the coding sequence ATGGATAAAATATTAGGAATGGGCAATGCGTTGGTAGATGTTTTGGTGAGAATTGATGACGATTCTTTATTGGAGAAGCTCCATCTGCCCAAAGGAAGCATGCAGCTGATACAGGAAGATACGCTGGCCGAGATACGTAAATCCACCGCCGGCATGAAGATACACCGGGCCACGGGCGGTTCGGCCAGCAACACGGTAAGTGCCTTGGCCGCTTTGGGAGCCACTCCCGGATTTATCGGGAAAATCGGAAAGGACGAGACCGGGCAGTTCTTCGACGACACCCTCCGGCAGCGGGGAGTGAAAACCGCGCTGAAAACCTGCGACCTGCCTTCCGGCATTGCCTCCACGTTCATCTCGCCCGACGGGGAACGCACGTTCGGCACCTGTCTGGGGGCAGCTGCCACCCTGCATGCCGACGACTTGTCGCGCGATATGTTTACCGGTTATGATTATCTCTATATCGAAGGCTATCTGCTGCAAGACCACGACTTGATGCTGCGGGCCATGCAGCTGGCCAAGGAAGAAGGTCTTCAGGTATGTCTCGACATGGCCAGCTACAATGTGGTGGAAGCCGAGCGCGACTTCTTCGACCATCTGATTGTGAAATACGTAGACATCGTGTTTGCCAACGAGAGCGAGGCGCGGGCCTATACGGGCAAGGAACCCCATGAGGCCTTGGAAGAAATCGCCTCCAAGTGCAGCATTGCCGTGGTGAAGACCGGAAAAGAAGGCTCCCTCGTGAAGAAAGGCACCGAAGTCATCCAGCTGCTGTCGTGTCCGATTGAGGGCGTGGTAGATACCACCGGTGCCGGCGATTTCTATGCCGCCGGTTTCATGTACGGCCTGACCTGCGGCTATTCGCTGGAAAAATGCGTGCAGATCAGCACCATCCTGGCCACGGCCGTGATTCAGGAGGTAGGCACCACCCTGCCCGGAAAGAAATGGGACGAAATTAAGTTAAATATTGACGCACTTCTGCAAGTCTGA
- a CDS encoding S41 family peptidase has protein sequence MNARKMLAGAFIVMLGMGMTSFKEDDRNFQISKNLDIFNSIFKELDMFYVDTVNAEKMIQTGVEGMLSLTDPYTEYYPEEEVSSLKEMTTGKYGGIGAAIRYYEAKDRIAVVEPTEGMPAAEAGVKAGDIILSVGGKEMVRGNMKPQEFSSKVSEALRGEPGTSFVLKVLRPLKNDSTVMEFKLTRKNIRTNPVPYYGMVKDSIGYLALSSFTENSAKDFKKAFIELKQKGAKSLIIDLRDNGGGSLSEAVDIVNLYVPKGQEIVVTKGKLRQAQGSYKTQNEPVDTQIPLAILVNGSTASASEIVSGSLQDLDRAVIIGTRTFGKGLVQTIRPLPYNGTLKVTTSKYYIPSGRCIQAIDYAKKNADGSVARTPDSLTTVFHTAAGREVRDGGGIRPDIEVKGDKIPNIVFYLMNDDLIFDYATQYCWDHPTLASVDDFKLTDADYEAFKKLVKSRNFTYDRQSEKLLKSLKEVAEFEGYMTEASEEFKALEKKLNHNLDRDLDYFAKPIKEYLSQEIVTRYFYQRGAVMERLKDDADLEKAIEVLQNPVRYREILSAPIKTDEPAKKEEPKK, from the coding sequence ATGAATGCAAGAAAAATGCTGGCCGGAGCCTTCATTGTGATGCTGGGCATGGGGATGACCAGTTTCAAGGAAGACGACCGCAATTTTCAGATATCGAAAAATCTGGACATCTTCAACTCCATTTTCAAGGAACTGGACATGTTCTATGTCGATACCGTGAATGCCGAAAAAATGATTCAGACCGGGGTGGAAGGCATGCTTTCGCTGACCGACCCCTATACGGAATACTATCCTGAAGAAGAGGTGAGCAGCCTCAAGGAGATGACGACCGGAAAATACGGGGGCATCGGAGCGGCCATCCGCTACTATGAAGCCAAAGACCGCATCGCGGTGGTAGAGCCTACCGAGGGCATGCCGGCAGCTGAGGCTGGCGTGAAGGCGGGCGACATCATCCTCTCGGTGGGAGGAAAGGAGATGGTGCGCGGCAACATGAAGCCCCAGGAGTTTTCTTCGAAAGTGAGCGAAGCCCTGCGTGGAGAGCCGGGCACCTCGTTCGTGCTGAAAGTGCTGCGCCCGTTGAAGAACGACAGCACGGTGATGGAGTTCAAGCTCACCCGTAAGAACATCCGTACCAATCCCGTGCCCTATTACGGCATGGTGAAAGACAGCATCGGCTATCTGGCCCTGTCCAGCTTTACCGAAAATTCAGCCAAGGACTTCAAGAAAGCCTTCATCGAACTGAAACAGAAAGGCGCCAAGTCGCTGATTATCGACCTGCGCGACAACGGAGGAGGTTCCTTGTCGGAAGCGGTAGACATCGTCAATCTTTACGTGCCGAAAGGACAGGAGATTGTGGTGACCAAAGGCAAGCTGCGTCAGGCACAGGGTTCCTACAAGACCCAGAACGAGCCGGTCGACACCCAGATTCCGCTGGCTATTCTGGTGAACGGTTCCACGGCTTCGGCTTCTGAAATCGTGAGCGGTTCGTTGCAGGATTTGGACCGTGCGGTGATTATCGGTACGCGCACCTTCGGAAAAGGACTGGTACAGACCATCCGTCCGTTGCCCTACAACGGTACGCTGAAAGTGACTACCTCCAAATATTATATTCCCAGCGGACGTTGCATCCAAGCCATCGACTATGCCAAGAAGAACGCCGACGGTTCCGTAGCCCGTACGCCCGACAGTCTGACCACCGTATTCCACACTGCCGCCGGACGTGAGGTACGCGACGGGGGAGGTATCCGTCCCGACATCGAAGTGAAGGGCGATAAGATTCCGAACATCGTATTCTATTTGATGAACGACGACCTGATTTTCGATTACGCCACCCAATATTGCTGGGATCATCCCACACTGGCTTCGGTAGACGATTTCAAGTTGACCGATGCCGACTATGAGGCGTTCAAGAAACTGGTGAAGTCGCGTAATTTTACTTATGACCGTCAGAGCGAGAAGCTGTTGAAGAGCCTGAAGGAAGTGGCCGAGTTCGAGGGCTACATGACCGAAGCATCCGAAGAATTCAAGGCCTTGGAGAAGAAACTCAACCACAACCTGGACCGCGACCTGGACTATTTCGCCAAACCGATTAAGGAATATCTTTCACAGGAAATCGTGACCCGCTATTTCTACCAGCGTGGAGCCGTGATGGAACGGCTGAAAGACGATGCCGACCTGGAGAAAGCCATCGAAGTATTGCAGAATCCCGTCCGTTACCGGGAAATTCTTTCGGCACCGATAAAGACAGACGAACCGGCCAAGAAGGAAGAACCGAAGAAATAA
- a CDS encoding Abi family protein yields the protein MESSKTATTIQEQIETLRERGMSIDDEGKAIENLSDIGYYRLGFYWFPFEKTYPRKEQRDHTFKEGTNFDYVIKLYYFDFDLRNLFLRYISRIEINFRTTLIYMISNKYKDDSFWYINPKVLKQDFIDSDLFQKSIKDVNSEPVIKQDLKTHKRKYAPAWKAIEYMSFGVVISIYDNLLDGGLKHGISVAYGMQSPSQFSNYINTVRRLRNYCAHGKVLFDMTLPEAISNGPLGYLGNQKNILVGAYKVFCYFLGRISQNRVTEMKSELLKAFNRVTYPTVKDIIYNNSGFRPNDL from the coding sequence ATGGAAAGTTCGAAAACAGCCACAACTATACAAGAACAGATTGAGACTTTAAGGGAAAGAGGTATGAGTATTGACGATGAAGGGAAAGCCATTGAGAATCTTTCTGACATCGGTTATTATCGGTTAGGTTTTTATTGGTTTCCCTTTGAGAAAACATATCCACGAAAGGAACAAAGAGATCATACATTCAAAGAGGGAACAAATTTTGATTATGTCATAAAGCTTTATTACTTTGATTTTGATTTGAGAAACCTTTTCTTGCGTTATATAAGTAGAATTGAAATAAATTTCAGGACTACTTTAATTTATATGATTTCGAATAAGTACAAGGACGATTCATTCTGGTACATCAATCCAAAGGTATTAAAGCAGGACTTTATTGATAGTGACCTTTTTCAGAAGTCCATTAAAGATGTGAATAGCGAGCCTGTGATAAAACAGGATTTAAAAACGCATAAAAGAAAATATGCTCCTGCATGGAAAGCTATTGAATATATGAGTTTTGGTGTTGTCATTTCCATATATGATAATCTGCTGGATGGTGGTTTGAAACATGGTATTTCAGTTGCTTATGGAATGCAGTCTCCATCTCAGTTTTCAAATTATATCAATACAGTGCGTAGACTCAGGAATTATTGTGCTCATGGAAAAGTTCTTTTTGACATGACACTTCCCGAAGCAATCAGCAATGGACCTCTGGGGTATTTAGGTAATCAAAAGAACATATTGGTTGGTGCCTATAAGGTATTTTGTTACTTCTTGGGCAGAATATCACAAAATAGAGTTACAGAGATGAAATCGGAGTTGTTAAAGGCATTTAATCGTGTTACATATCCAACTGTGAAGGATATCATATATAACAACTCTGGATTCAGGCCAAATGATTTATAA
- a CDS encoding response regulator transcription factor, which produces MIKLLLVEDDKNLSYIVQSGLQDIIGGYEVITACNGEEGLEAWKAHRPDIIISDIDMPVMDGFEMVRRIRATDVDTPILFASALTSPKDVRKGYDIGVNNYVKKPFIPDELDAHLHAILKMKEGSKTRNEEGLCKFGHYTLDAEHATLYNHESGDKTDLTVREAQILQLLAQNKGDVVTRETILGRFWNTDKDYFASRSLDVFITKLRKLFAEDPHIEIVTKRGTGLILMVNN; this is translated from the coding sequence ATGATAAAACTGTTATTGGTAGAAGACGACAAGAATCTGTCATACATCGTACAGTCCGGCCTCCAGGACATCATCGGGGGATATGAGGTGATTACCGCTTGTAATGGGGAAGAGGGATTGGAAGCCTGGAAGGCACATCGCCCCGACATCATCATCTCCGACATTGATATGCCGGTGATGGATGGCTTTGAAATGGTGCGGCGCATACGGGCAACCGACGTGGATACCCCCATTCTTTTTGCTTCCGCACTTACCTCTCCCAAGGATGTCAGGAAAGGATATGATATCGGCGTCAACAATTACGTGAAGAAACCGTTCATCCCCGATGAACTGGATGCACATCTGCACGCCATCCTGAAAATGAAGGAAGGAAGCAAGACCCGCAACGAAGAAGGATTGTGCAAGTTCGGCCATTATACGCTGGACGCCGAACATGCCACACTCTATAATCACGAATCGGGCGATAAAACGGATCTTACCGTAAGAGAAGCTCAGATTTTACAGTTGCTCGCACAAAATAAAGGTGATGTGGTAACAAGAGAGACCATTTTGGGCCGTTTCTGGAATACTGACAAGGATTATTTTGCCTCACGCAGCCTCGATGTGTTCATCACCAAATTAAGAAAGCTGTTTGCGGAAGACCCTCATATAGAGATTGTCACCAAAAGAGGTACAGGGCTTATACTTATGGTCAATAACTGA
- a CDS encoding sensor histidine kinase KdpD, translating into METSKRKKNILFITILSVVGLIGAMALQMIWIYNSYELIRNDILNEGYATIEKALEEEGNMRFGQTPKGTRIKSGPTNDTIPPMTYFYERLSDMGYPMSLHNLDSITAELLIQNGLGNHYYIDIINLRTGEKINGIGTQKEPSFMAVKPKYFPIRSDYTQVVQLIITNPNKTFLERMGLMLAGTFIIMLIVIVCISYQVRFISRFEKIFQIREDFSYAMIHDMKTPLTSIIMALNFLRSGKLDNRLEMKNKYFDIAENEADHLLTLTNKVLTISKLENHKLEMNKTEVELTPIIEKLTEKFKAKSQKTVNFITDIKAETAYADAEYLEEVLSNLIDNSIKYSGESVEIRISTARDDRYTVLKVHDNGFGISDKDIHLIFRKYERASAVKRNRRNGASGFGLGLNFVDQVVEAHHGKIFVSSIEGEFTEFTIYLPLAEDKNPMQNG; encoded by the coding sequence ATGGAGACTTCAAAACGTAAGAAAAACATATTATTCATTACCATACTGTCTGTCGTAGGACTTATCGGGGCTATGGCTTTGCAGATGATATGGATATACAATTCGTATGAACTGATAAGAAACGACATTCTGAATGAAGGTTATGCTACCATTGAAAAAGCCTTGGAGGAAGAGGGAAATATGAGATTCGGGCAAACTCCCAAAGGTACAAGAATTAAGAGTGGTCCAACAAACGACACAATTCCCCCTATGACATATTTTTATGAACGGCTTTCAGACATGGGATATCCGATGTCGTTACACAACCTTGATTCCATTACTGCTGAATTATTAATACAAAACGGATTAGGAAACCACTATTATATTGACATTATAAATCTAAGAACTGGAGAAAAGATAAACGGTATTGGTACTCAAAAAGAACCGTCCTTTATGGCTGTCAAACCCAAATACTTTCCTATCCGATCAGATTATACCCAGGTTGTCCAGCTCATCATAACCAATCCCAATAAGACTTTCTTAGAGCGTATGGGCCTGATGCTTGCCGGCACATTCATCATCATGCTGATTGTAATCGTATGCATCAGCTATCAGGTAAGATTCATTTCACGCTTCGAGAAGATTTTCCAGATTCGCGAAGACTTCTCATACGCCATGATACACGACATGAAAACACCGCTCACGTCCATCATCATGGCGCTGAATTTCCTCAGAAGCGGAAAGCTTGACAACAGGCTGGAAATGAAGAACAAATATTTCGACATTGCCGAGAACGAGGCAGACCACCTGCTTACCCTTACAAATAAAGTGCTGACCATATCCAAACTGGAGAACCATAAACTGGAGATGAACAAGACAGAAGTTGAGCTTACTCCTATAATAGAGAAACTGACCGAAAAATTCAAGGCGAAATCGCAAAAGACGGTGAATTTCATTACAGATATAAAAGCCGAAACTGCCTATGCCGATGCTGAATATCTGGAAGAGGTACTAAGCAACCTCATAGACAATTCCATAAAATATTCGGGTGAGAGCGTAGAGATAAGAATAAGCACAGCGCGGGATGACAGATATACCGTTCTTAAAGTTCATGACAATGGTTTTGGGATATCCGATAAAGATATTCATCTTATTTTCCGAAAGTATGAACGTGCATCAGCCGTTAAGCGTAACCGCCGGAATGGTGCTTCCGGTTTCGGCCTCGGACTGAATTTCGTTGATCAGGTGGTTGAAGCACATCACGGAAAAATATTTGTCTCCAGCATAGAAGGTGAGTTCACGGAATTCACAATCTATCTGCCGCTGGCTGAAGATAAGAACCCGATGCAAAATGGCTGA
- a CDS encoding ATP-binding cassette domain-containing protein, whose amino-acid sequence MELIYIKDLSKAYGKTRVLDNLSVSYKSGRIYGLVGENGAGKTTLFNCIMGVTDYDGEIRKSSPMTVGYMSAENFFYSLITGKEYLEFCIKAKGKKMDTKVIDSLNEVFQLPLDRFASDYSTGMKKKLALMSLLLQDNDLYILDEPFNGVDLYGCIQLKRIIRELKDKGKTVIISSHLINTLHELCDEIDFLDDHTIRKRYIHASIDKIEQDILNRKH is encoded by the coding sequence ATGGAACTGATATATATAAAAGATTTGAGCAAGGCATACGGTAAGACGAGAGTGCTTGACAACCTTTCCGTCTCTTACAAATCCGGGAGGATCTACGGACTAGTGGGAGAAAACGGAGCCGGGAAAACTACACTCTTCAATTGCATTATGGGAGTGACCGATTACGACGGTGAGATAAGGAAGTCATCACCAATGACTGTTGGTTATATGTCGGCTGAAAACTTCTTCTATTCCCTTATTACCGGAAAAGAATATCTTGAATTCTGTATCAAAGCCAAAGGGAAGAAGATGGATACTAAAGTCATAGATTCATTGAATGAAGTCTTTCAACTGCCACTGGACAGATTCGCTTCGGACTATTCTACCGGGATGAAGAAGAAACTTGCGCTTATGTCCCTGCTCCTTCAAGACAATGACCTGTACATCCTTGACGAACCTTTCAACGGGGTAGATCTTTACGGATGTATCCAACTTAAAAGAATCATACGCGAACTGAAGGACAAAGGAAAGACTGTCATAATTTCATCGCATCTTATCAATACGTTACATGAACTGTGTGATGAGATTGATTTTCTGGATGATCATACCATTCGGAAAAGATATATTCATGCATCAATAGATAAGATTGAGCAGGATATTCTTAACAGGAAACATTAA
- a CDS encoding DUF2975 domain-containing protein produces MNKIKPDKKLVRYCEVISMITIIAAAMYGFPNILELCYEMGKDDSGTFIWHAIVVGIESYAIMFIGVLSYVMVYNVRKGNIFSRVNKRILNAIGISTTLSGVLISVISHLSPLEMPTEVCVLFIILGMMFVLIAYIFEIGIRMKEEQELTFDRLKTDIYAYNSKLGCNDGEM; encoded by the coding sequence ATGAATAAGATTAAGCCTGATAAAAAACTAGTAAGGTATTGCGAGGTTATTTCTATGATAACAATAATAGCCGCAGCTATGTACGGATTTCCTAATATACTGGAACTTTGTTATGAGATGGGAAAAGATGATAGCGGCACATTTATATGGCATGCCATCGTAGTGGGTATAGAAAGCTATGCCATAATGTTTATTGGTGTTCTTTCATACGTTATGGTATATAATGTAAGAAAAGGAAACATTTTCAGCAGGGTAAATAAACGTATCCTGAATGCTATAGGAATTTCAACTACATTATCTGGAGTACTGATAAGTGTTATATCTCATTTAAGTCCTCTTGAAATGCCTACTGAAGTATGTGTACTGTTTATAATATTAGGTATGATGTTTGTGCTTATAGCCTATATTTTTGAGATAGGGATACGTATGAAAGAAGAACAGGAATTGACATTTGATAGATTAAAAACTGACATATATGCCTATAATAGTAAACTTGGATGTAATGATGGCGAAATGTAA
- a CDS encoding helix-turn-helix transcriptional regulator → MPIIVNLDVMMAKCKISLGELAERIDLTPANLSILKTGKSKTIRFSTLEAICKELDCQPGDILEYREK, encoded by the coding sequence ATGCCTATAATAGTAAACTTGGATGTAATGATGGCGAAATGTAAGATTTCGCTTGGTGAACTGGCAGAACGTATAGACCTTACTCCGGCAAACCTTTCCATACTTAAAACTGGAAAGTCCAAAACTATTCGCTTCTCTACTTTGGAGGCTATCTGTAAGGAACTTGACTGCCAGCCTGGAGATATATTGGAGTATAGAGAAAAATGA
- a CDS encoding sensor histidine kinase KdpD translates to MPCSISVHKIRISDNKILSSSNPNPSALPWREIKSEIINITADSSQGVQLVILNPYKFLFEKINLLIIITIIVLSFIIACIIFQIKIISRLQVILQIREDFSYAMIHDMKTPLSTIMMVQDMLKSGRLEGKPEIKNKYMNIAESEAEHLFALTNKILTISKLENHKLEMNKTEVELTPIIEKLTEKFKAKAQKPVNFIISLQAKTAYADKDYLGEALSNLIDNAIKYSKESVEIHITTEESERYTILKVRDNGLGISEADQKIIFQKYERAAAAKCSRRNGASGFGLGLNFVDQVIKAHEGRIFVNSTEGEFTEFTIYLPLETPNNKHIR, encoded by the coding sequence TTGCCATGTTCGATTTCCGTACATAAAATAAGAATTTCCGATAATAAAATATTATCTTCAAGCAATCCCAATCCAAGTGCTTTACCATGGAGGGAAATAAAATCTGAGATCATAAATATTACAGCAGACTCATCACAAGGTGTTCAACTTGTAATCCTAAATCCATACAAGTTTCTTTTCGAGAAAATAAATTTACTTATTATAATCACCATCATTGTACTAAGCTTTATAATAGCGTGTATTATTTTCCAAATAAAAATCATCTCAAGGCTGCAAGTTATTTTACAAATCCGCGAAGACTTCTCATACGCTATGATACACGATATGAAAACACCTCTAAGCACAATTATGATGGTGCAGGATATGTTGAAAAGCGGAAGACTGGAAGGCAAACCGGAGATAAAGAACAAATACATGAACATAGCGGAAAGCGAAGCAGAACATCTGTTTGCTCTCACCAACAAGATACTGACCATTTCAAAACTGGAGAACCATAAACTGGAGATGAACAAAACAGAAGTTGAGCTTACTCCAATAATAGAGAAACTGACAGAAAAATTCAAGGCCAAAGCACAGAAACCCGTAAACTTTATCATTAGCCTGCAGGCCAAAACAGCTTATGCCGACAAAGATTATCTGGGTGAAGCATTAAGCAATCTGATTGACAATGCCATCAAATACTCAAAGGAGAGTGTGGAAATACACATCACCACTGAAGAAAGCGAACGCTACACCATACTGAAAGTACGTGACAATGGTCTGGGCATATCAGAAGCCGACCAGAAAATCATTTTCCAGAAGTATGAACGCGCAGCGGCGGCAAAGTGCAGCCGCCGAAACGGAGCTTCAGGCTTCGGACTGGGCCTGAACTTTGTTGACCAGGTAATAAAAGCGCATGAGGGAAGAATATTCGTCAACAGCACAGAAGGAGAGTTCACGGAATTTACCATCTATCTGCCGCTTGAAACTCCAAATAACAAGCATATCCGATAA
- a CDS encoding DUF3836 domain-containing protein produces MIAELIVSAVASVSLSTPKVVYNVSSDDKKVTNIEAYSVSEGKYLKRLYKINFIYNAEGEVTNKNTYQWDERNSGYILKDTEKFSK; encoded by the coding sequence ATGATAGCAGAATTAATCGTTTCAGCAGTAGCATCAGTGTCTTTGTCAACACCAAAGGTCGTTTATAATGTATCCTCAGATGATAAGAAAGTGACAAATATTGAGGCCTATTCGGTAAGTGAAGGTAAATATCTTAAGCGTCTGTATAAGATAAACTTTATTTATAATGCAGAGGGTGAGGTTACAAATAAGAATACTTATCAGTGGGATGAAAGAAATTCCGGTTATATATTGAAGGATACTGAGAAGTTTTCCAAATAA